A region of the Conger conger chromosome 6, fConCon1.1, whole genome shotgun sequence genome:
ATTATTGTTGCATAATtctaaaaatgcaaaacagaacCACTTATCTTATGATGAGTCAACAGttgaaaataatttcagaatATTATTCTCAATGTCCCTCAGAGTCTGACATTCTCTCTGACATCCTCAAAAGTCTGACTAGGAACGGGAAACAGTATGTCCTGATATGACACATTTTCACACGGATATGTAACAATGCGTAACACTGCCGGTGGCTGTTTCAGCCTTTCTcttttgtaattaaaatttGTGCTGTGCTTAAACCGTGGCTTGGGTTCCTCTCTCCTCCGCAGCCACGCCACGGGCTACGAGAGTGAGCCGAGCACGCCGATGCTGTACAGCTGCAGCACCCAGTACCACATCCACACCCACGGAATGTTCCGGGGCATCCAGGTCAGTGTTCGGGCGGTCACCTGCAGGTCACACACTCCCGGTATCTCCTCCCTGCCAGCTCTTCGTCATGTGCCTCGGGGGCCAAGGTCGGGACACAGAGTCCGCTAAGCTCCAGCGCAACACCGAGGTGGATACTTTGTTGGATGGATGTGCTTCACAAGATTCCCCCCGTCACCACATTTCTGCCTCGGAAGTACGGCTTGAGCAACACACGCTGTTAAAAACCGACTGCTTGTTACCCTTGACAGAGGTGATACACAAAAGGCAGactcaacatttattttctgaaacaaaTGTCATTTGGTTTCCAGTGTTAAtagataaatattttaattcatgtCTGTTAGCTGAGAAGGAAGTTTCTAGAAGAAAGCACTGGAGGCATTCTCAGAGAAGAGTAATTAAAATGACTCCTCGTTGCTCTTTCATAGTTCCCCAAGGCACTTTCTTCTCTTCCATTGAACTGATTTTTTTCTGTCTAGTCATTGCAGTGTCAGCTACACCAACGCATACAGCACTACAGCTGAACTTCCAGACTGTTACAAAAATCCATTTGAccattctcttcctcctctgtttCTTTTGGCTGAAAGGATATATAgcacatatttataaaaaaataaaataattgaccCAATCAGACTTATACAGTAGCTTTCTAGTTAATTAGTTCACAATATTGCTTTCATTTGAGGAGTCAGGTTCCCTTGGGACCTTGGGCAAGACAAAAAGCTTTCATACTTGTGATGCTGCATTAATTGCTCCTGGGAGAATTAAGCAGCCACGATGCAAAGCTGGTACTAATTGAAAGCAGATGGTATGAAGTGCGGagttggagtgaggagctgggGAGATTGAGTCCCGAGATTGTCTGCCTCGCCACCGTAACTAAGGGTcaacatttaaataacaaatcagAAACATGAGACAATTTGGGTGATCATTTTACAGCAAAATTGcaacaatgtggccattaaactaGATAAATCACTTGTTCCCTCTAATCTTGAGCCTTTGCTGTTAGGCCATCAAGTTTTATTGCAGAAGCCGGAGATATCAAAGTAAGTTTATTTTAGCATCGTATGTGCTGTACAGCACTATGTCATTGTGTAATTCAGTCAGCCttgcattgcattacaataAACCAAAATGGCTATGAATGCTGGACAAGGGGGTAATTCTACACTATCCTTTCAGTCAAAGATTTAATGATTACATAGACATCTTTGTACATGACATTAAATCTTACACCACTGAAAGTTTTACAACATTCTTGTATCACATTAAAACATGGCTGCTGTCAGACATTCAGTGGCGTCAGAccacttcactttttgcacactttattgtgttgtagattgaattttaaatagataaaattgccatcaatctacactcaatggAAAAGTGCCATCTTCAGGGCTTTCCACAGATGTTCTTTGGGGTTTGCAGTCTacgctttggctgggccactcacagacagtcagagacttgtcccgaagccactccagcattgtcttggctgtatgcttcaggtcattgttgTGCTTGTCGCCCCAGTCTAAGGTCGCTTGCACTCTTGAGCACATTTTCTTCAAGGACTTGGCTGCATTCAtacttccctcaattctgacaagtctccctgtccctgccactgagaagcacccccatagcatggtGCTGCCACCatcatgcttcaccgtagggatggtattagccaggtgaagAGAAGTGCCTGCCGTTTGCCAGacagtgcttggagttctgcccaaagaattacatttttgtctcatcagaccagataatctttttcctcatgctcaaGGCAAACTCCAAGCTTGCTGTCATATGCTTTTTACTCAAACATGGCTTCCATCTAGCAACTATTAAGGCCCGATttatggagtgctgctgagatggttgtccttccggcaggttccaaagctctgttagagtgaccattgggttcttggtcacctccctgaccaaggcccttcttgcttAGTTacaacttcttccatttcacaattattgaggccaatgtgctcctgggaacattCAAAGCTTTAGAATTGGATTCATACCATTGACTTGATCTGTGCCTTGCCACCAGTTTATCGCTACAATTTTATTcaggacttcatggcttggtttttgtcccgacatgcagtgtgaattgtatGTTCACTTTCTCATTATGaattattgagtgtagattgatgggcaaaatggCAACTACAGCTGTGAGTTTACAATATGCACTACTGTGGTGAAAACAGACAGAGAACAACAACggagcatttacatttttattgtagATAATTCTTGCCTAAATAGTTATTGCGGCATGGTGTCTATCTAAATAGGCTTTTACAGTGAGAATcgtaagcatttggacagtgacgcaattttaaagggctgtatTTCTTACACGGTTCACTGTCCAACCCTTACCTGACTGTACGTGGCTACACAAGAGGGTGAGACCATGGGCTATTTGtttctttgtgtctgtgaattCTGTAAATTGTGAGATTTTAAATTCTATGTCTGTCTGCACCCCCTGAATCCTGGCACAGGACGTCCGGCGGATGCCTGCCATAACCCCCTCAATTATGAGGTCATCGGAGACCAATGAGAAACGGCCATTCATGTGCGCATACCCTGGCTGCAACAAGAGATACTTCAAACTGTCCCATCTGCAGATGCACAGCCGTAAGCACACAGGTGAGGTCAGAAGAGGTGGACACGGTGACCACCCAGCTGTCAGTACGACTTCCTGATTAGAATTATTGTTCTGCCAGCGATTAGTTTGGCCTGAAATACAGTAGGTTGCTTTAGGGTTAAACTATTGAAACTATTATAGTGTTTATAATGAGCTTCAATGGAATGTcaatgtcaatgcaaatattacaTCTTGGAGCTTTTTACAAGATAGTGGAGAATTCTGCCTGAACATATATAGATGTATCTGAAATTTTTGTTAGTATCTGGCCCACCAGTTATTCCTTTACTGAATGGTATTTTATATTTAGCTGTTTATAAATTGTGAAACATTCAGCTCTGATTAAGACATAACCCAGGTAAATATTTTGGATCGGTTTGATAAAGGGTACCATGGTGCAGTTTCATGGATATTGCGAAAAGGTTGGTCAACACCTTTTTGGCACTCAGTAACAGCAGATCTACTGGTGAGGGGGTTAACCTTGTCTTTTGTGAGGTATTGAATAGATATAATATGCAATCACTCAaagattaaaaatgatttactgTCAACAGGCACTTATAAGAAACCACAACTCATATGGTATCTACTTGGCTTGCATAGATATTTTATACAGACCACCAGTATTAGTTCTGACAGTCGAACTTGAGTTAGCACTAAAAACAGATTCCATAGCTAGACTGGGTAAGGATTTGACTCAGGTCAACCTAAAAACCCCATAAAGAATCAACTTGAtaaaatgcatgtgtgtaagacaaggatcagcaactcacagtGCTAAAGCTTTTCCACCCACCCTTTACCAGGAAGTTACAGTAGGTGAGCAGTCTGGCAattcagtagcactaattaacCAGGAGAAAGAGAACCTGGGCTTGATTTGTatttgagggccagagctgatgatccctggtgtatgACAAGTGGGGTGGCACTTAAAATCTGTATGCTTGAACTAAGGAGGGGCGCAAGATGGGGAGTCAAATTTACCGGTTTACTGTTTCCCCGCATAGGAGAGAAGCCCTACCTGTGTGACTACACAGACTGCGGCCGGAGGTTCTCAAGATCTGATCAACTGAAGCGGCACCAGAGGAGACATACAGGTCAGCCACTTACTTCTTGCCACTTGCCTCTCTATCCCCTTTCTccaccctctccttctctctcgccGCTCCACTTCCCGTGCTGGCTGACCTGCCacgttcctctctctccctgtgtgtgtgcccaggtgTAAAACCTTTCCAGTGTGAGACCTGTCAGAGAAAGTTTTCACGTTCTGACCATCTTAAGACCCACACCAGGACTCATACAGGTAAAACAAGTGcgtatacatttatatttcccTATTGCTTTTTGCCGTTGTCACCACGCCTTGCTGTATCCAAGCATGCAGTCTAACTGTTCGTTGCTAGACAGAATGGATCACAATCATatggaaatgatctgtattAAATCAGTGTCTCAAATTATGTCTGGTTTGGTAAAATGCAATTGCATGACCTTATTTTGGCCAGCCTATTAATAATGAAGCAGATTCAAAATGAATCTTTGTTTTTAACGTGTTTCCAGAATGTTGTCAAAATTATTTTGTAGAATTTCTCATAGATTTTCCCCTTGAAGTACCCCTACAAATGTTCCTGTCTTGTTTGCTGCTTCCCTCCATTTTGAAACCTTTCCCTGTCTTTGCAGGTGAGAAGCCATTCACCTGCAGGTGGCCCAACTGTCAGAAAAAGTTTGCCAGGTCTGACGAGCTGGTACGCCATCACAGCATGCATCAGAGAAACCTGACAAAGCTGCAGCTGGCCATGTGACCTGACTGACCAATGACTGTCCTGGAACAAATGTGTCTGCTGAACACAGGCTCAAACAGCGACACCAGTGACTGTCGCCTAGCACCAGCCTGATGTTACTGGGGCTGGTTAACCTATCATGCGTTCCCATACTAGCCAAGGCACGGACGTTCGCTAgctgaaatgtgttttctgttaaaGCGTAACCCGAGTCCCTCCATTACAGATGGAGGTTAATATCTCCTTTCACCTTCTGTAGTTATTGTTAAAATGCTGTCTTGTGTGTGCCATGGACTGTGAGCAGTCTGAGACAaacgtatttatttttgtaataaaaatgtcagcttCTATTTCAATCTGTGCAAAGAGGTCCTTGTTTCCTTCATCTTTTCCATGGGTTTTCATGGTCCGTCCTATTCACTAGAATCAGAACCATGTACTGGTCCTTCAAAATTTGATTGTTACATTGACATCTTACATTGAGACAAGACATGATTTTATATTACATCACATAACATGGCTACATGAGTTGACAATAAATAAGTGATGTGGTTTGAGAACCATCTCTTTCATCTTCAGTAATGTCATCAAATGCTTTGGATTAGTTGATTAtttaaccatttttaaaaatatcacatatatatatatagacctATTGACCTAGTGAACCCTTAAGAAGTATTCTTTGCTTTATTGTGATACTTCAAGAGCAGTGTGGTACAGGAACTAAAGCATTTTTATAGCCGGAAGAAATGGTTAAGCAGTTTTAATTTTTCACGTGTCCTTTACAGTGTATACAAGTACCAAACattaaaaagccttttaataCAATACAGTAAAGTCGAAACTGGAgttgcccccctcctccttttgaaTAAATTGATAGCAtagtgtttgttattttttcagACAGCTTTTAATTAAAGAAGACTGGACGTGAGCGCTGAGTCCGGCAGCTGCGTCGGCTCAGGGGCGGTGTCGGGTTTCCCCAGCCTCCGCTAACAGGGAAGGGCACGTAGCCTCCGAGAGCCGCTGACCACCGAGTGACCCGACCAGGTCCTGACCACACTCAATCCACCTGACAAGAGCCATCAGAGGAGAGTTCGCTCTGGTTAGatttggaaatgtaaaaaaaaaaaaaaaaaaaaaaaaaaaccgaatgCTTTTTTATCTCTACACATTTCTTCGCGGATTCCTCTCGGATTCTTGGGCCGCCCTGAAAGccgcgaggggggggggggtaaaacaTGTGTTCTCACTCTGCTTCGACCACGTCCCATTTCAGCTGACCAGAACGAAAAACTGTATTCCCTGAGCCTGACCCTGAGTaaatttccacagggtcagaaAGTTTGGATGTTTGGAAGGTTTCGCGTTGCGCAAATGCAGCCTATTTCGCATCTTGGCCGAAAAAATTAATTTGGTGTTTACGTGGACTGAGCAATGTATGTCCAATATTCATATTTCTAAAGGTTTAaatgaagaaatcatatttcaCAATTGTTTTTCTTGTAAAATATCTACAGACCCTGGTGCTTTATCATACGAGGGGAACGTTTCTCGGCAGATATACTGCAGAGCCTTGCACCAGCGTTGTGTAAATCTGTTTGGCTCCCCACCCAATTACTCATGTGAAAACCCCGCAACATCTCCAAATGACAGCGGTTAATCTCTGCCCTGGACTCCTCTCCTCCATAGAGCCATTCTGCTGCCTTTGAAGTGAGGTGGCTGCTTTTTGTTACAACTCTGTTTATATCAAACACTGATACAAGAATCAGTTGTTTATAATGATCAGAATCTTTGTGACAAACCAATGCAGTCTGCATAAGTAtcagaaacacatttattttcactaaTTTGGACCTACAGCATAATGGGTGTGTAGGCTACTGGACAGCTTTGCAATACAAATGAGCTGTGGAAATGGACACTGAACTGTATGGAATGGTTTTTGAGAAATCTTGCTTCACTCACACCTTCGTAAATGCATAATGTATGGTCTCTCCGTGTCTTGCTGAACTTTACTTGGCTTGCCATGGAGACCATGTATATAAACAGGTTTATCAGCGTAAAATTCATTAGCAGCGTTCTCGAGACAGCGCCAAAACAGAGGCCAGAATTCT
Encoded here:
- the LOC133130683 gene encoding Wilms tumor protein homolog isoform X5 produces the protein MLYSCSTQYHIHTHGMFRGIQDVRRMPAITPSIMRSSETNEKRPFMCAYPGCNKRYFKLSHLQMHSRKHTGEKPYLCDYTDCGRRFSRSDQLKRHQRRHTGVKPFQCETCQRKFSRSDHLKTHTRTHTGKTSEKPFTCRWPNCQKKFARSDELVRHHSMHQRNLTKLQLAM